The following proteins are co-located in the Nocardioides piscis genome:
- a CDS encoding TadE/TadG family type IV pilus assembly protein, which produces MTASAQWRHGSERGSAVVDFVMILVVLLPMFAALLQLSLVLHVRNTLSSAAAEGARRAAVMGASPADGHAKASEQIAGTLNERFARDIVVREVAIAGAPAYEVVIHAEVPALGLGGPAIALSASGNAIIEGAP; this is translated from the coding sequence GTGACCGCGAGCGCCCAGTGGCGTCACGGGTCCGAGCGGGGCAGCGCAGTCGTCGACTTCGTGATGATCCTGGTGGTGCTGCTGCCGATGTTCGCGGCGCTGCTCCAGCTCTCCCTCGTGCTGCACGTGCGAAACACGCTCTCCTCGGCCGCGGCCGAGGGGGCGCGGCGAGCCGCGGTCATGGGGGCCTCACCGGCAGACGGGCACGCCAAGGCGAGTGAGCAGATCGCGGGCACGCTGAACGAGAGGTTCGCCCGCGACATCGTCGTCCGCGAGGTCGCCATCGCTGGCGCCCCGGCCTACGAGGTCGTCATCCACGCCGAGGTGCCGGCGCTCGGCCTCGGTGGCCCCGCGATCGCGCTCTCAGCCAGCGGCAACGCGATCATCGAGGGTGCGCCGTGA
- a CDS encoding recombinase family protein, which translates to MSTAILYLRQSKAKDDSISIDLQRAACLAHCQRQGYEVIEEVVEEGVSGFRDWRKRPEFHRVVESRADVVVVYRWSRLSRKRLDQAQLIDMLGTVESATEPIDPTTAGGRFAREQFLSFAAFESDLKSEQWKEALNHRAERGLPKNGQPRYGYAKREDGHYSPDPITGPILHEMYIRYIGGAGLQVLCGWLNDAGHTTQRGNAWTVQTLRRLLESGFGAGLLVQDTRTTGRETSWIEGAHDGVISRDEWQAYLDVRGKRKTVAPKRRIARWHLAGLAICGLCGNRMIVTTLKEGKSQALCSGYHNSRSCTGVWIKRQVLEHRVALWLGAHIEDFPERDVTGGDEANVVSDLEERLAGVQARLVRLAEGYADGTLDTEGYRGAQANALDERTKIETALRDAREEVRLSAPINIDEFSRLEVGDVSPGEWNTLLGRVLRRVEVFGDRLVLVPVVGDQVEIPRS; encoded by the coding sequence ATGAGCACCGCCATCCTTTACTTACGCCAGTCCAAGGCGAAGGACGATTCGATCTCTATCGACCTGCAACGCGCTGCCTGCCTCGCCCACTGCCAGCGTCAGGGTTATGAGGTCATCGAGGAAGTGGTCGAAGAGGGTGTCTCAGGATTCCGCGACTGGCGCAAGCGACCGGAGTTCCACCGCGTCGTCGAGTCCAGGGCTGACGTCGTAGTTGTCTATCGGTGGTCGCGCCTGTCACGTAAGCGGCTGGACCAGGCGCAGCTGATCGACATGCTCGGGACGGTCGAGTCGGCGACCGAGCCGATAGACCCGACCACGGCGGGTGGCCGGTTCGCTCGCGAGCAGTTCCTCTCGTTCGCTGCGTTCGAGTCGGACCTCAAGAGCGAGCAGTGGAAGGAGGCGCTCAACCATCGAGCCGAGCGCGGCCTACCCAAGAACGGACAGCCGAGGTACGGATACGCCAAGCGCGAGGACGGCCACTACTCCCCCGACCCCATCACCGGACCGATCTTGCACGAGATGTACATCCGCTACATCGGAGGCGCGGGGTTACAGGTCCTGTGCGGCTGGCTCAACGATGCGGGGCACACGACGCAGCGCGGGAACGCGTGGACCGTGCAGACGTTGCGCCGTCTGTTGGAGTCGGGTTTCGGCGCCGGCCTGCTCGTTCAGGACACGAGAACAACGGGACGCGAGACGTCGTGGATCGAAGGCGCCCACGACGGAGTGATCAGTAGGGACGAGTGGCAGGCGTACCTCGACGTGAGGGGCAAGCGGAAGACCGTCGCGCCTAAGCGTCGAATCGCGCGGTGGCACTTGGCGGGGCTCGCGATCTGCGGCCTGTGTGGCAACCGCATGATCGTCACGACGCTGAAGGAGGGGAAGTCGCAGGCGCTCTGCTCCGGCTACCACAACTCACGGTCCTGCACGGGCGTGTGGATCAAGCGTCAGGTGCTGGAACACCGGGTCGCGCTATGGCTCGGCGCGCACATCGAGGACTTCCCTGAGAGGGACGTGACAGGCGGGGACGAGGCGAACGTCGTTAGTGATTTAGAGGAACGTCTAGCCGGGGTCCAGGCGCGTCTAGTGCGGCTCGCGGAGGGATACGCGGACGGCACTCTGGACACGGAGGGTTACCGGGGAGCACAGGCGAACGCCCTGGACGAGCGGACGAAGATCGAGACCGCGCTGCGTGACGCACGCGAGGAGGTCAGGCTCAGCGCGCCCATCAACATTGATGAGTTCTCGCGCCTGGAGGTCGGCGACGTCTCACCCGGCGAGTGGAACACCCTGCTCGGGCGGGTCCTCCGGCGCGTCGAGGTTTTCGGTGATCGTCTCGTGCTGGTGCCCGTCGTTGGCGACCAGGTGGAGATTCCCCGCTCGTGA
- a CDS encoding CpaF family protein, whose translation MLPQGHRLHVVLEGISRGFSAVNIRKFVVRARRLHDLVELGSLTPAAADFLDASIRAGLNVLVAGGTQAGKTTFLNCLASSIPGGDRVISAEEVFELQFNHPDWVPMQTRQAGLEGTGSVQLRELVKEALRMRPSRIIVGEVRAEECLDLLLALNAGLPGMCTLHANSAREALVKMCTLPLLAGENISARFVVPTVASSVDLVVHLGIDAQGVRRVNEIVSVPGRVENDIIEVEPIFERGGGELRRGAGVPSRLERFERVGIDLHALLNGGR comes from the coding sequence ATGCTTCCTCAAGGGCACCGCCTCCACGTCGTCCTGGAGGGGATCAGTCGCGGGTTCTCGGCCGTCAACATCCGCAAGTTCGTGGTGAGGGCTCGACGCCTGCACGACCTGGTCGAGCTCGGCAGCCTCACCCCAGCGGCGGCCGACTTCCTCGACGCCTCGATCCGGGCCGGACTCAACGTGCTGGTGGCTGGCGGGACGCAGGCAGGCAAGACCACGTTCCTCAACTGCCTGGCGTCCTCGATCCCAGGTGGGGACCGGGTCATCTCGGCAGAAGAGGTCTTCGAGCTCCAGTTCAACCACCCGGACTGGGTGCCGATGCAGACCCGACAAGCAGGGCTCGAGGGAACCGGCTCTGTGCAGCTGCGAGAGCTGGTCAAGGAGGCCCTTCGTATGCGGCCCAGCCGGATCATCGTCGGCGAGGTGCGAGCCGAGGAGTGTCTCGACCTGCTGCTGGCCCTGAATGCCGGACTGCCCGGGATGTGCACCTTGCACGCCAACAGTGCGCGCGAGGCGCTGGTGAAGATGTGCACGCTTCCGCTGCTCGCGGGGGAGAACATCTCGGCGAGGTTCGTGGTGCCGACGGTGGCCAGCTCGGTCGACCTGGTGGTGCACCTGGGCATCGACGCCCAGGGCGTTCGCCGAGTCAACGAGATCGTCTCGGTGCCGGGACGTGTCGAGAACGACATCATCGAGGTGGAGCCCATCTTCGAGCGCGGCGGCGGCGAGCTGCGTCGCGGTGCCGGAGTGCCGTCGCGGCTCGAGCGCTTCGAACGCGTCGGCATCGACCTGCACGCGCTCCTCAACGGCGGGCGCTGA
- a CDS encoding pilus assembly protein TadG-related protein — MSRRDECGSTIPLILGLATVLLMGVAVVINASSAYLQRQSLNTLADGAALRSADLGAAGVYADAGLDQERLLQEPGAVKKVVVAYLASVGAHRTYPGLEVDARVNTLDRSVTVTLSAPVDLPLHLPGSPMKPVVAASSTAAVTVVTP, encoded by the coding sequence GTGAGCCGGCGCGACGAGTGCGGATCGACCATCCCGCTGATCCTCGGGCTCGCGACGGTGCTCCTGATGGGGGTCGCCGTGGTCATCAACGCCTCCAGCGCCTATCTCCAGCGCCAGAGCCTCAACACCCTCGCCGACGGTGCCGCCCTGCGCAGCGCCGACCTCGGTGCCGCCGGCGTGTATGCCGACGCCGGGCTCGATCAGGAGCGGTTGCTGCAGGAGCCCGGAGCCGTCAAGAAGGTGGTCGTCGCCTACCTCGCGTCCGTCGGTGCCCACCGCACCTATCCCGGGCTCGAGGTCGACGCGCGGGTCAACACCCTCGACCGTTCCGTCACTGTCACCCTCAGCGCGCCTGTCGACCTGCCGCTGCACCTGCCCGGGAGTCCCATGAAGCCCGTCGTGGCCGCCAGCAGCACGGCCGCGGTCACCGTCGTGACGCCCTGA
- a CDS encoding type II secretion system F family protein gives MGALVGLALGVGLLLIWSAFAVPRSPRAPKPGGGRGRQLLARAGLGDVSVTSLVALCVVFGAVTFVVIQAVSRTVPIAVVFALMAGYAPVAIVKQRAARRQREFAEVWPDAVDNLASAVRAGLSLPDALAALGTNGPEALRDSFEAFALDYQVTGRFHESLDRLKDRLADPVGDRVVEGLRIAREVGGGELGRLLRNLSGYLRDEARTRSEMESRQAWTVNGARLAVAAPWAVLLLMSFQTGSITAYSSGPGVLVLAVGGAVCLIAYRLMMRIGRLPVERRILA, from the coding sequence ATGGGCGCCCTCGTCGGTCTGGCCCTCGGGGTGGGTCTGCTGTTGATCTGGTCGGCCTTCGCCGTACCGCGGTCGCCGCGCGCGCCGAAGCCCGGTGGCGGACGGGGACGACAGCTGCTCGCCCGAGCCGGCCTCGGCGACGTGTCGGTGACGAGCCTGGTGGCACTGTGCGTCGTCTTCGGCGCCGTCACGTTCGTCGTGATCCAGGCGGTCTCGCGGACAGTGCCGATCGCAGTCGTGTTTGCCCTGATGGCCGGGTATGCGCCAGTCGCGATCGTCAAGCAACGGGCCGCGAGACGCCAACGCGAGTTCGCCGAGGTGTGGCCGGACGCCGTCGACAACCTGGCCAGCGCCGTACGCGCCGGACTGTCCCTGCCCGACGCTCTCGCCGCCCTCGGCACCAACGGACCCGAGGCACTGCGGGACTCGTTCGAGGCATTCGCCCTCGACTACCAGGTCACCGGCCGGTTCCACGAGTCGCTCGATCGGCTCAAGGACCGTCTCGCCGACCCGGTCGGCGACCGCGTCGTGGAGGGACTCCGCATCGCTCGCGAGGTGGGCGGCGGCGAGCTGGGACGCCTGCTGCGCAACCTCTCCGGCTATCTCCGCGACGAGGCACGCACACGCTCGGAGATGGAGTCGCGGCAGGCGTGGACGGTCAACGGGGCCCGGCTCGCGGTGGCAGCGCCGTGGGCGGTCCTGCTGCTCATGTCGTTCCAGACCGGCTCCATCACCGCCTATTCGTCCGGCCCCGGCGTCCTGGTCCTGGCGGTGGGTGGGGCCGTCTGCCTGATCGCCTACCGGTTGATGATGCGCATCGGTCGGCTGCCGGTCGAGAGGCGCATCCTGGCATGA
- a CDS encoding DNA primase family protein, with protein MINLMRARHEATTDAVAAQIIAEDALRDRYCWTSGVGWLRYEHGVWTETSEATVIERIRRAVIDWRYIESSTGADAERQMRLKALLGRNRIAAIASLSRGIVQEETSAFDAHPDLLNVRNGVVDLRTGQLQPHDPSLLLTKIASCDYISGESHCDWTTALGSMPTGVAEWMQIRIGQASTGYMTSDDILPVLQGGGENGKTTVISAIERVLGTHARKVPDRVLLGNHNDHPTEMMTLRGVRFALIEETPEARHLNVKRLKDLLGTPTITARAIARDNVTWDATHSLFLTTNYAPRIDEVDHGTWRRLAMVRFPYTYVTTPQKDEERRGDPHLRDRLRDGLQGQHEAVLAWIVEGAVRWYSADRRIPTPPVQVFTDTRKWRGEADMVFAFVEECIEFDSDAMVTTTDLLAQFNDWLLQRGAHSWSDQTFSARFATHPTVAEHSVSKARTTKLDAITRRSGPLAFNKEPLTGRQSVWVGVRFERS; from the coding sequence ATGATCAACCTGATGCGGGCCCGACACGAAGCCACTACTGATGCCGTAGCGGCGCAGATCATCGCCGAAGACGCGCTGCGCGACCGGTACTGCTGGACCAGCGGAGTCGGCTGGTTGAGATACGAGCACGGCGTCTGGACCGAGACATCGGAGGCGACCGTCATCGAACGAATTCGCCGCGCCGTGATCGATTGGCGCTACATCGAATCCAGCACTGGTGCCGATGCGGAGCGCCAGATGCGCTTGAAAGCTCTACTCGGACGCAATCGCATCGCAGCAATCGCGTCGCTCTCGCGCGGGATCGTCCAGGAAGAGACATCGGCGTTCGACGCCCATCCCGACCTGTTAAACGTCCGGAATGGGGTGGTTGACCTCCGCACGGGACAGCTACAGCCGCACGACCCGTCTCTCTTGTTAACGAAGATTGCGTCGTGTGACTACATCTCTGGCGAGTCGCATTGCGACTGGACGACTGCGTTGGGGAGCATGCCGACCGGGGTGGCCGAGTGGATGCAGATCCGGATTGGTCAAGCGTCTACCGGCTACATGACCTCCGATGACATCCTGCCGGTGCTACAGGGCGGCGGCGAGAACGGCAAGACCACCGTCATATCGGCCATCGAGCGCGTGCTTGGCACGCATGCTCGCAAGGTGCCTGACCGAGTGCTTTTGGGAAACCACAACGACCACCCGACCGAGATGATGACCTTGCGCGGGGTGCGGTTCGCCCTGATCGAGGAGACGCCGGAAGCTCGCCACCTCAACGTCAAACGCTTGAAGGACCTGTTGGGCACGCCCACGATCACGGCGAGGGCGATCGCCCGGGACAACGTGACCTGGGACGCCACGCACTCGCTCTTCCTGACGACGAACTACGCGCCCCGGATCGACGAGGTTGACCATGGGACGTGGCGTCGGCTCGCGATGGTCAGGTTCCCGTACACCTACGTCACGACGCCCCAGAAGGACGAGGAACGGAGGGGTGACCCGCACCTCCGCGACCGTCTCCGCGACGGCCTACAAGGCCAGCACGAGGCCGTCCTCGCCTGGATCGTCGAGGGCGCGGTGAGGTGGTACTCCGCAGACCGGCGCATCCCGACACCACCGGTACAGGTGTTCACAGACACCAGGAAGTGGCGAGGCGAAGCCGACATGGTCTTCGCCTTCGTCGAGGAGTGCATCGAGTTCGACTCCGACGCGATGGTCACGACCACAGACCTCTTGGCGCAGTTCAACGACTGGCTGCTGCAGCGCGGAGCACACAGCTGGTCTGACCAGACCTTCTCGGCCAGGTTCGCCACGCATCCGACCGTCGCCGAGCACTCAGTCTCGAAGGCGCGCACGACGAAGCTCGACGCCATCACGCGCAGGTCCGGACCACTGGCCTTCAACAAGGAGCCGTTGACGGGTCGCCAGAGTGTCTGGGTTGGTGTCCGGTTCGAGCGGTCGTGA
- a CDS encoding type II secretion system F family protein, whose translation MSATLWGLVLGATFAAGVLLVAARVSTIRRPQLALRVLPYVRDLPQVGRTPALKASSSSPTAAAAGVFGPFLRSAADMVERALGGATSVQRRLQRAALAKTVHEFRIEQVLWGLAGFAVVAALSLVRALTHDVSPVGALLLCCFGFVAGVLARDNRLSTQANNRERQIVAEFPTVAELLALAVAAGESPVAALDRVVRRSGGELSADLGRVLARIRTGTPVSAGFDALAAGTGLPLVARFASGISVAIERGTPLADVLHAQAADVREAGRRELIETAARKEVFMMAPVVFLVLPVTVLFAFFPGAIGLSLVVP comes from the coding sequence ATGAGCGCGACCTTGTGGGGACTGGTCCTCGGGGCGACGTTCGCCGCCGGGGTGCTGCTCGTCGCTGCTCGGGTGTCGACCATCCGGCGCCCCCAGCTGGCCTTGCGCGTGCTGCCCTACGTGCGCGACCTGCCCCAGGTCGGTCGCACGCCCGCCCTCAAGGCGAGCTCGTCGTCGCCCACCGCCGCCGCGGCCGGGGTCTTCGGACCGTTCCTGCGGTCGGCCGCCGACATGGTCGAGAGGGCGCTGGGCGGAGCGACGTCGGTGCAGCGCCGACTCCAGCGCGCCGCCCTCGCCAAGACCGTCCACGAGTTCCGCATCGAGCAGGTCCTGTGGGGACTTGCAGGCTTCGCCGTGGTTGCTGCGCTCAGCCTGGTGCGCGCCCTGACCCACGACGTCAGTCCCGTCGGGGCACTGCTCCTGTGCTGCTTCGGCTTCGTCGCGGGTGTGCTGGCGCGCGACAACCGCTTGAGCACCCAGGCGAACAACCGTGAACGGCAGATCGTCGCCGAGTTCCCGACCGTCGCTGAGCTCCTCGCGCTGGCGGTCGCGGCGGGTGAGAGCCCGGTCGCTGCGCTCGACCGTGTCGTACGGCGAAGTGGTGGCGAGCTCTCGGCCGACCTGGGCCGGGTACTGGCCCGGATCCGCACCGGCACCCCGGTCTCAGCCGGGTTCGACGCGCTGGCGGCCGGCACCGGGCTGCCCCTGGTCGCGCGCTTCGCGAGCGGGATCTCGGTCGCGATCGAACGAGGGACCCCCCTGGCCGACGTGCTCCACGCCCAGGCTGCAGACGTCCGCGAGGCCGGCCGGCGCGAGCTGATCGAGACCGCCGCCCGCAAGGAGGTCTTCATGATGGCTCCGGTCGTCTTCCTGGTGCTGCCGGTGACCGTCCTCTTCGCGTTCTTCCCTGGTGCCATCGGCCTGAGCCTGGTGGTGCCGTGA
- a CDS encoding helix-turn-helix domain-containing protein translates to MNVPEAAEYLRLSPSTIRKMIAADELKSTMLRGQIRILKEDLDALFEAHD, encoded by the coding sequence ATGAACGTACCCGAGGCGGCGGAGTACCTGCGTCTCAGTCCCAGCACGATCCGCAAGATGATAGCCGCGGATGAACTTAAGTCAACGATGCTTCGCGGACAGATCCGCATCCTCAAGGAAGACCTGGATGCGCTGTTCGAGGCGCATGACTAA